A region of Lycium barbarum isolate Lr01 chromosome 1, ASM1917538v2, whole genome shotgun sequence DNA encodes the following proteins:
- the LOC132635127 gene encoding L-ascorbate oxidase homolog, which produces MEKLRFALVLLAWCLSTSLVKGGDPTLFFEWKVTYGTISPLGVPQQVILINDKFPGPIINGTSNNNVVVNVFNQLDEPFLFTWNGVQQRKNSWQEGTLGTNCPIPPGSNFTYQFQVKDQIGSFFYYPTTALHRAAGGYGGISVHSRALIPVPYDVNPADEFFVLVSDWYTKSHTQLKKFLDSGRSMGRPEGVIINGKSGKGDGKDEPMFSMTPGKTYRYRFCNVGMKDSINVRIQGHTMKLVEIEGSHTVQNMYDSLDVHLGQCMSVLVNADKDPKDYFLVASTRFTKEPHTATATIRYTNGKGPASPELPKAPVGWAWSLNQFRSFRWNLTASAARPNPQGSYHYGQINITRTIKLVNTAGQVDGKLRYALNGVSHENPTTPIKLAEYYGVADKVFKYDLMKDDYELPAGKAEDKITLAPNVVNATYRNFVEIIFENHEKSVQSFHLAGYSFFAVAVEPGKWNPEKRRNYNLLDAVSRNTIQVYPNSWAAIMTTLDNAGLWNLRSNSVERQYLGQQLYFSVLSPKRDLKDEYNMPDNDVLCGIIKDMPLPKPYSV; this is translated from the exons ATGGAAAAGTTAAGATTTGCTCTTGTGTTGCTAGCGTGGTGTCTTTCAACATCGCTGGTTAAAGGAGGAGATCCTACTTTGTTCTTTGAATGGAAAGTTACCTATGGCACCATCTCTCCCCTTGGTGTGCCCCAACAAGTCATTTTGATCAATGACAAATTTCCAGGACCTATTATCAATGGCACCTCGAATAATAACGTTGTTGTCAATGTCTTCAACCAGTTGGATGAGCCATTCCTTTTCACATGGAACGGTGTACAACAGAGGAAAAACTCTTGGCAAGAAGGTACACTAGGTACCAATTGTCCCATTCCTCCTGGAAGCAATTTCACATACCAATTCCAGGTCAAGGATCAAATTGGAAGCTTTTTCTATTACCCTACCACGGCTTTGCATCGGGCAGCTGGTGGATATGGTGGCATCAGTGTCCATAGTCGCGCATTGATTCCCGTACCCTATGATGTTAACCCTGCTGACGAGTTCTTTGTCCTTGTGAGTGATTGGTACACCAAGAGTCATACCCAATTGAAGAAGTTTTTGGACAGTGGACGCTCAATGGGAAGGCCCGAAGGAGTCATCATCAATGGCAAGAGTGGCAAAGGCGATGGCAAGGATGAGCCAATGTTCTCTATGACCCCCGGAAAGACATATCGGTATAGGTTTTGTAATGTCGGCATGAAGGATTCTATCAATGTTAGAATCCAAGGACATACCATGAAATTGGTGGAAATTGAAGGATCCCACACCGTGCAAAACATGTACGATTCACTTGATGTACACTTGGGACAATGTATGTCTGTCTTGGTGAACGCTGACAAAGACCCCAAGGATTACTTCCTTGTGGCCTCTACGCGATTCACCAAGGAACCCCACACTGCTACTGCCACAATCCGCTACACTAATGGCAAAGGCCCTGCCTCACCAGAGTTGCCAAAGGCCCCAGTTGGCTGGGCTTGGTCACTCAACCAGTTCCGCTCTTTCCGTTGGAATTTGACAGCAAGTGCAGCTAGACCTAATCCACAGGGATCTTACCACTACGGTCAAATCAACATTACACGCACCATCAAACTAGTGAACACAGCCGGGCAAGTGGACGGAAAGCTCCGATATGCCCTCAATGGTGTCTCACATGAGAACCCTACAACCCCAATTAAGTTGGCCGAATACTATGGTGTTGCAGACAAGGTATTCAAATATGACCTTATGAAGGATGATTATGAACTTCCAGCAGGGAAAGCAGAAGATAAGATCACACTAGCACCCAATGTAGTTAATGCCACTTACCGTAACTTTGTGGAGATCATCTTTGAGAACCACGAGAAGAGCGTTCAATCTTTTCACTTGGCCGGGTATTCCTTCTTTGCTGTTGC GGTTGAACCAGGGAAATGGAACCCCGAGAAGAGGAGGAACTACAACTTGCTTGATGCCGTATCCAGGAATACCATCCAAGTTTATCCTAACTCATGGGCAGCCATAATGACCACTCTTGATAATGCTGGTCTCTGGAACCTGAGGTCCAACTCAGTGGAAAGACAATACTTGGGACAGCAGCTTTACTTCAGCGTCCTCTCTCCAAAAAGAGATTTGAAAGATGAATACAACATGCCAGACAATGATGTCTTGTGTGGCATCATCAAGGACATGCCTCTTCCAAAACCTTATTCCGTATAA